The proteins below are encoded in one region of Silene latifolia isolate original U9 population chromosome 2, ASM4854445v1, whole genome shotgun sequence:
- the LOC141641176 gene encoding uncharacterized protein LOC141641176 has translation MSNMWQSIDEKYQIADGYKWLSTGNDQKVPWKTVVWNRYNVPKHVFIMWLIHHQRLLTMDRLQKMGICEDGLCFLCDQFPESHQHLFEDCPYIVACFSILFRWLGIINSGLKTGEALLADRRQPLLIRLLKCAVVVALFYHVWMARNACRLELYVPRPDCLIQRVREEVKLRVNMSYVGCMPHHLQEWCKSRQLY, from the coding sequence ATGAGTAATATGTGGCAGAGCATTGATGAAAAATATCAGATTGCTGATGGGTATAAGTGGCTGAGTACTGGCAATGATCAGAAAGTTCCTTGGAAAACTGTGGTTTGGAATAGATATAATGTGCCTAAGCatgtgtttataatgtggctCATTCATCATCAGCGCTTGCTTACTATGGACAGGTTGCAGAAAATGGGTATTTGTGAGGATGGCCTTTGCTTCCTGTGTGATCAATTTCCTGAATCTCATCAGCATCTTTTTGAAGACTGCCCCTATATTGTTGCCTGCTTCAGTATTCTTTTTAGGTGGCTAGGAATCATCAATAGTGGTCTGAAAACTGGTGAAGCTTTGCTTGCTGATAGAAGACAACCTCTTCTTATTCGGTTGCTGAAGTGTGCTGTGGTAGTTGCACTCTTCTACCATGTTTGGATGGCTAGGAATGCTTGTAGGTTGGAGTTGTATGTCCCTAGGCCTGATTGTCTTATTCAACGTGTTAGGGAGGAGGTTAAATTAAGAGTAAATATGTCATATGTAGGTTGTATGCCCCATCACTTGCAGGAATGGTGTAAGAGTAGGCAGTTGTACTAG
- the LOC141641177 gene encoding uncharacterized protein LOC141641177: MDWMSAYRAHIDCHPKKVSIKGPEGVRVSYKGFVVKPRIKLLSTTTFNSCWRKGCPMILCHVWDTSLETLNATDIAVVSEFTDVIPTEIPGLPPKRDLDFGVELRPVFMDLMNRVFNPYLDQFIVVFIDDILVAFLGHVVSNEGVSVNPTKIEAVSKWEAPKTVAECEKFSGSRWVLPKENRFTWDEACETAFFTLKDRLTTTPIFALPEGSENFEPYEENCPTHDPNREQSGFYIEVVEALPVWRNLQGKANVVADALSRKSVHALYGSLRFKGRWCVPDDEELKRNILTEAHNTPYYVHPGGDKLYKDLKKTFLWPGIKKEVAEFVARCLTCQRVKGEHKRPQGKVQSLDVPEWKWESISMDFIVGLSRTQKGNNMIWVVVDRLTKSAYFIPMKDTWNKVEPAKAYCKCVVKLHGVPKDILSDRDSRFISRFWQELQSAIGTTLKMSTAFYPAIDGQTERTIQTLEDMLRTCVLEFALYGRKCRSPVCWDDVTDSVVLGPQMIQEMVEQVHIIRHKMRGAQDRQKSYADLKRSDVEFSVGDKVLLKVSPMKGAMRFGKREMDESLSYVEVAKEIMDRKVRKTRNGETVLVKVFCSNHNVEEATWEAEDKMKEMYPQLFNQV; this comes from the exons ATGGATTGGATGAGTGCATATAGAGCCCATATTGACTGTCATCCGAAGAAAGTGTCTATTAAGGGACCTGAAGGAGTTAGAGTGTCATATAAGGGATTTGTAGTGAAACCAAGAATAAAGCTTTTATCAACAACTACCTTTAACTCTTGCTGGAGAAAGGGGTGCCCAATGATCTTATGTCATGTGTGGGATACAAGCCTTGAGACACTGAATGCGACAGACATTGCGGTGGTGAGCGAGTTTACTGATGTAATTCCTACGGAGATTCCtgggttaccaccgaagagggacCTGGATTTCGGTGTGGAGTTAAGGCCTG TGTTTATGGACCTAATGAACCGTGTATTTAATCCATATCTTGATCAATTCATCGTTGTTTTTATCGATGATATTTTG GTGGCATTCTTGGGTCATGTGGTATCCAATGAGGGAGTTTCTGTTAATCCTACCAAGATTGAGGCGGTgtctaagtgggaagcaccaaagaccGTTGCCGAATGTGAGAAGTTTTCTGGGTCTAGATGGGTATTACCGAAG gagaatcGATTCACCTGGGATGAGGCTTGTGAAACAGCATTTTTCACCCTGAAAGATCGTTTAACTACGACACCTATCTTCGCCTTGCCAGAGGGAAGCGAAAATTTTGAG CCTTATGAAGAAAACTGCCCAACTCATGATCCGAACCGGGAGCAAAGTGGTTTTTACATTGAAGTTGTGGAGGCACTACCTGTATGGCGCAACCTTCAAG GTAAAGCAAATGTGGTTGCTGATGCGTTAAGCAGGAAATCAGTACATGCTTTAT atggtagcctGAGATTCAaagggagatggtgtgtaccagATGATGAAGAGCTAAAGCGGAATATTTTGACTGAGGCACATAATACTCCTTATTATGTGCATCCGGGGGGAGATAAACTTTATAAAGATCTTAAGAAGACCTTCTTGTGGCCGGGTATAAAAAAGGAGGTGGCAGAATTCGTGGCACGATGCTTGACTTGCCAACGAGTGAAAGGAGAGCATAAAAGACCACAAGGTAAAGTGCAATCCTTAGATGTACCAGAATGGAAGTGGGAAagtatttccatggattttattgtggggtTATCTCGTACACAGAAAggaaataacatgatatgggttgtGGTGGACCGCCTTACCAAGAGTGCTTATTTCAtacccatgaaggatacttggaacAAAGTTGAGCCAGCAAAGGCTTATTGCAAGTGTGTAGTGAAATTACATGGCGTGCCTAAGGATATTTTATCTGACAGGGACTCGAGATTTATTTCGCGATTTTGGCAGGAGTTGCAGAGTGCTATAGGtacgaccttaaagatgagtactgctttttATCCAGCTATAGATGGGCAAACTGAACGAACTATCCAAACCTTGGAGGATATGCTTAGAACTTGTGTTCTAGAATTTG ctttgtatgggaggaaatGCAGAAGTCCTGTGTGCTGGGATGATGTGACTGATTCAGTAGTGTTGGGACCTCAAATGATTCAGGAGATGGTAGAGCAAGTGCACATTATCCGTCATAAAATGAGAGGAGCTCAGGATCGTCAAAAGAGCTATGCTGATTTGAAGAGGAGCGACGTGGAATTTtcagttggggataaggttctgtTAAAGGTGTCACCAATGAAGGGTGCCATGAGGTTTGGGAAGAGAG AGATGGATGAATCTTTGAGTTATGTGGAAGTTGCCAAAGAAATTATGGATCGGAAAGTACGAAAGACAAGAAATGGGGAGACTGTGCTAGTAAAAGTTTTCTGCTCTAACCATAATGTCGAGGAAGCAACCTGGGAAGCGGAAGATAAGATGAAAGAGATGTACCCACAACTTTTTAATCAGGTGTGA